GGGAGAGCTCCGCGCAGCGGCACAAGGCACGGCGGCGGAGGCCCGCGGAGCGATGCGAGCGGCCGGGTGAGGCCCGCGGAGCGGCGGGGGTCCCGGTGGACCGTAGGGTCGGGGCATGAGTGAGCGGGCGGGCGCAGACGAGACGGTGCGGGAGTGGCGGGAGGCCGCCGGGCGGGCGGATCTTGTCCTGCTCGACGGGTTCCACGCGCTGAAGCACGCCCTGCGCTTCGGCGCGGACGTGCGGATGGTCGTCGCCGAGGACCCCGCCGCCGTACGGGCCCTGGCCGCCGAGCTGGCTCCGGACGTCGAGCCCGAGGTGGCCCGGCTGGTGCGCCGGGCCACGCTCAAGGAGCTGCTCCCCCGCGTGCACCCCACCGGGGTCGCGGCCCTCGCCGTACGTCCCGACCGGGCGGCGGGCCTCGCCGCGCTCGGGCGGTTGCCCAGGCCCGCGCCCGTCGTCGTGCTCGACAACCCCCGCAACCTCGGCAACGTCGGCGCCGTCGTCCGCCTCGCCGCCGGGTTCGGCGCCACCGGCGTCGTGACCCGCGGCGACCTCGACCCCTGGCACCCGAACGTGGTCCGGGCCGGGGCCGGCCTGCACTACGCCACCACCGTCGAGCGCCTCGCACTGGACGAGCTGCCGCCCGGGCCGCTCTACGCGCTCGACCCGGAGGGCGTGGACATCCGTACCCTCACCCTCCCGGACGACGCCCTGCTCGCCTTCGGCTCGGAACGCCACGGGATCTCACCGGAGCTCCGAGACCGGGCCGACCACCTCGTCTCCCTGCCCATGCGCCCGCAGGTCTCCAGCTACAACCTCGCCACCAGCGTGGCCATGACCCTCTTCCACTGGGGCGGACCGCCGGCCGGCGAAGAGGGCGGCGAGGACGCCTAGCGCGCCCCCGGCCAGGATCAGTGCGGACGCGCCGAGCGTCGCACCGTCCGGGTGGACCAGCGAGTGGCCGCGCAGTGCCTGCCAGGTCAGCAGGGCGAGCACGGCCGTGTAGACCGCACCGGCCACGAAGACCAGCCGCACCCGCACCCGTTCGTCGCGCAGCCGGGCGAAGCGCGGGGCGAGCGCGGCCAGGACGAGCACGAGGAGCGGGAGCAGCTGCAGGGCGTGCATTCCGAAGAAGTGCGGGATGCGCAGGTCTCCGCCGGTGGTGGACCAGCCGGTGAGGAACATTCCGGGGCCGCCGTCGGGCACGCCCACGCTGTGCCCGCCGGTCTCCGGGGCCTCGAGGCCGGCCGCGTCGAGGCGCTGCTGCTCGGCGGTGGGCAGGGTCATCAGGACGGCGAGTCCGGCACCGGTCAGCGCGAGGACCGTGGAGATCCGGATCGACCAGGTCGTGGCGCGGTCGGCGGTCCCGGCGCGCCAGAGCAGGACGGCGATGACGAGCGTGGCGAGCCACAGTACGACCACGGTGTCGCGCATGAGCGAGTAGACCTGGGTGTCGAAGGGCGTCGCGCCGTTGAAATGGCTGCGCACCCCGCGCAGGGCCTGCAGGGTGATCAGCACCATTTCGCCGGCGCCCGCGGCGACCACGACCGTGCCGGCCCA
Above is a genomic segment from Streptomyces sp. NBC_01233 containing:
- a CDS encoding TrmH family RNA methyltransferase, which produces MSERAGADETVREWREAAGRADLVLLDGFHALKHALRFGADVRMVVAEDPAAVRALAAELAPDVEPEVARLVRRATLKELLPRVHPTGVAALAVRPDRAAGLAALGRLPRPAPVVVLDNPRNLGNVGAVVRLAAGFGATGVVTRGDLDPWHPNVVRAGAGLHYATTVERLALDELPPGPLYALDPEGVDIRTLTLPDDALLAFGSERHGISPELRDRADHLVSLPMRPQVSSYNLATSVAMTLFHWGGPPAGEEGGEDA